A window from Physeter macrocephalus isolate SW-GA chromosome 11, ASM283717v5, whole genome shotgun sequence encodes these proteins:
- the MCEE gene encoding methylmalonyl-CoA epimerase, mitochondrial isoform X2, which translates to MARVLKVATASAVGLFPRLQTPVPTVRTFSTSLSSHQVAGPVWNLGQLNHVAVAVPDLEKAKAFYKNVLGAQVGETVPLPEHGVSVVFVNLGNTKMELLHPLGNDSPIAGFLQKNKAGGMHHICIEVDNINAAVMDLKEKKIRILSEEAKIGAHGKPVIFLHPKDCGGVLVELEQV; encoded by the exons GGCTTTTTCCCAGACTTCAAACTCCAGTTCCAACAGTAAGAACTTTTTCGACATCCCTGTCCTCGCATCAAGTGGCTGGTCCTGTATGGAACCTCGGTCAACTCAATCATGTCGCAGTAGCAGTGCCAGACTTGGAAAAGGCCAAGGCATTTTATAAGAACGTTCTTGGGGCCCAGGTAGGTGAGACGGTCCCTCTTCCTGAGCATGGAGTATCCGTTGTTTTTGTCAACCTGGGAAATACCAAGATGGAGCTGCTTCATCCACTGGGAAATGACAGTCCAATTGCAGGTtttctgcagaaaaacaaagctggaggaatgcATCACATCTGCATTGag gTGGATAATATAAATGCAGCTGTGATggatttgaaagaaaagaagattcGTATTCTAAGTGAAGAGGCCAAAATAGGAGCACATGGAAAACCAGTGATTTTTCTCCATCCTAAAGACTGTGGTGGAGTCCTTGTGGAATTGGAACAAGTGTGA
- the MCEE gene encoding methylmalonyl-CoA epimerase, mitochondrial isoform X1, whose amino-acid sequence MARVLKVATASAVGLFPRLQTPVPTVRTFSTSLSSHQVAGPVWNLGQLNHVAVAVPDLEKAKAFYKNVLGAQVGETVPLPEHGVSVVFVNLGNTKMELLHPLGNDSPIAGFLQKNKAGGMHHICIESRRMIFQDRGELLFHQVDNINAAVMDLKEKKIRILSEEAKIGAHGKPVIFLHPKDCGGVLVELEQV is encoded by the exons GGCTTTTTCCCAGACTTCAAACTCCAGTTCCAACAGTAAGAACTTTTTCGACATCCCTGTCCTCGCATCAAGTGGCTGGTCCTGTATGGAACCTCGGTCAACTCAATCATGTCGCAGTAGCAGTGCCAGACTTGGAAAAGGCCAAGGCATTTTATAAGAACGTTCTTGGGGCCCAGGTAGGTGAGACGGTCCCTCTTCCTGAGCATGGAGTATCCGTTGTTTTTGTCAACCTGGGAAATACCAAGATGGAGCTGCTTCATCCACTGGGAAATGACAGTCCAATTGCAGGTtttctgcagaaaaacaaagctggaggaatgcATCACATCTGCATTGag TCTAGGAGGATGATTTTCCAAGACAGAGGAGAATTGCTCTTCCATCAG gTGGATAATATAAATGCAGCTGTGATggatttgaaagaaaagaagattcGTATTCTAAGTGAAGAGGCCAAAATAGGAGCACATGGAAAACCAGTGATTTTTCTCCATCCTAAAGACTGTGGTGGAGTCCTTGTGGAATTGGAACAAGTGTGA